The Chitinophaga niabensis genome segment TTGGCAGAACGGGGCGTTTTGATAAGAAGGGGATTGCCCTCAGTTTTATTACAGAAAAGGACAAGGAAGTACAGGACAAGATAGAAGCCCTGATGAACTATCAGATCCCCGTTGTTCCTTTGCCTGAAAACCTGGAGATCTCTACTGAACTGACACCGGAGGAAGAACCTGGTTTCATTGTGCCTAATATCGTCTTAAAACAGCGGAAAAAAGAAGATGTGGGCGCCGCCTTCCACGAGAAAGCTGCCCACAACAAAAAGGTGAATGTAAAGGTCCGCCATTCTGAAAAGATGATGAAGAAATACGGCAAGCCTAAAACCCGCGGAGCTAAACCTAAGCGGAAATAGGAGAGCCGGGAAAGCAATGCTACGAAAGCAAGCCTTTCTCCTTCAATACCTTCATCTCATCCTCATGTGATATGTACATTACGATCTTCGGCGTTCCGTCAACCACCCGCATGATGTACGTGATATCGAAAGTGATCATCTCATCCCCGGTCTTCTGAAAGGTCATGCCGAATTTCACTTTCACGAGATAGTATTGTTCATCCAGCCTGGTGGTATCCACATCTACAACATGGGTGGCTGTACGGCCCACCTTTTTGTAATGTTCTTCAATATCTGCATACTTATCAACCAGTGCCTGGTTGTTTTCTATGGGCATAATACCATTAGGATCTGCAAAGATGAAATGTTCCGCATAAGCACCGGCTACTTTTTGTGCATCATGTTCATCACCCCATTTGATATAGTCGTTAAAGAACTGCTTAAAATCGGTGTTTTTCATAAGACAAGCATTTGTTAAATTCTTACATAAATAGTGCCGGGCTGCTTATGTTTCTTTAAATTGAGGAACATAAAAACCTTACTATTATGACTACCCAGGAATTAGCGGTAAAACTTGCAAACTACTGTCGTGAAGGGCAGTTTGAGACAGTAATGAAAGAAATGTTCGCAGACGATGTGGTGAGCATTGAACCATATCCCACACCGGGCTTTGAGAAGGAAACAAAGGGAAAGGAAGCCTGTTTCGCGAAAGCAGAACTGTTTAATTCAATGGTGCAGGAAGTGCATTCCATTGCTGTTTCAGAACCATTGGTGGCAGAGAATACGATTGCCTTTACACTTGATATGGAACTCACAATGAAGGAAAGAGGCCGTACAAAAATGAATGAACTGTGCGTATACACAGTAAAGGATGGTAAAATTACCGCAGAACAGTTCTTCTATTGAACGCAAAACATCAAATGGTAGAAATAATTGCACAGACAAAGGACTGGATTAAAAAAGTAGTGGTAGGATGCAATTTCTGTCCATTTGCAGCGAAAGAACTTAAACAGGATACCATTCATTACGAAGTAGTAACAACTACCGGGATCAGGGCAGCAAGGCTGGCCTTCCTGGCAGAATGTGTACGGCTGGATAATGATGAAAGCATTGCCACCACAATGGTTATTTTCCCGGAGGCATTCCCTGTTTTCCTGGATTACCTGAACTTAGTGGATGCCGTGGAAAAAATGCTACAGCAGGAAGGATACGAGGGTATTTACCAGGTAGCCAGCTTTCATCCCTTATACCAGTTCGCGGGCACTGAGCCGGAGGATGCTGCTAACTACACCAACAGGTCTGTATATCCCATGCTGCATATCCTCAGGGAAGCGCAGATCGAAATGGCTTTGTTGAATTTCCCGGATCCGGAAAGTATTCCTGAAAGGAATGTGAAATTTGCCCATGAAAAGGGCAGGGTGTATATGAAAATGCTAAGAGATAGTTGCTTATAAACAAAAAGGGCTGACCATCACGGTCAGCCCTTTTTGTTATACTTTCTTTGGTGGCAGAGCGAAGGCAATTGCTTCATGTTCGAAATGACCTTTGTGTGAACCATCACAGAAAGGTTTGTTTTGAGAACGGCCGCACCTGCAGATGGACACCACATCCCTTCCTGCCAGGTCGTACGCATTCCCGTTTTTGTCAACAATCTCAAAATCTCCCTCAACCTTCAGGGAGCCGTTGTTGTTCACAGTGATTTTAGTAGTAGCCATTATAAAATATGATTGTTAGCCGGCAAAAGTAGGCTAATTGCTTATATTTACGGCATGAAAAAAGTACTCCTGTGCCTTTGCTCCCTGGCCCTTTGTAAAGTAACATTAGCCCAGCAGGACCCTCGCCTGAAAAGTCTGGATACCCTCGCAGAAACAGTCCTGAAGAACTGGCATGGAGCCGGGTTTGCAGTAGCAGTGATAGAAAAGGATAAGGTGATCTATGCCAAAGGCTTTGGATACCGGGATGTGGAAAAGAAGTTGCCCGTTACGCCCAATACCCAGTTCGCTATAGGCTCCTGCACAAAATCTTTTACCGCCGCCCTGGTGGGTTTATTAAACCAGGAAGGTAAATTGGATATCGACAAGCCGGTAAGGGATTATCTGCCTTCCTTAAAGTTCTATGACGATAAGATGAACGACCAGATCACCTTGCGGGATATGATGTGCCACCGTACCGGCCTCTCCCGTTATGATCTTTCCTGGTTTATGTTCAATACGGCTTCGAAAGACAGTCTGATCCAGCGTATTCAATACCATGAGCCTTCAGCGCCTATCAGGACCAAATGGCAGTACAATAACTGGATGTTCCTGGCACAGGGAGTGGTGGCAGAAAAGCTCACGGGGAAAAGCTGGGAAGAGAATATTGAAGAAAGGTTCTTCCGGAAACTGGATATGAAGAATTCCAATCTCAATATAGACGGATTAAAGCAGCATGCAGAACCTGC includes the following:
- a CDS encoding DUF1415 domain-containing protein is translated as MVEIIAQTKDWIKKVVVGCNFCPFAAKELKQDTIHYEVVTTTGIRAARLAFLAECVRLDNDESIATTMVIFPEAFPVFLDYLNLVDAVEKMLQQEGYEGIYQVASFHPLYQFAGTEPEDAANYTNRSVYPMLHILREAQIEMALLNFPDPESIPERNVKFAHEKGRVYMKMLRDSCL
- a CDS encoding CDGSH iron-sulfur domain-containing protein, which translates into the protein MATTKITVNNNGSLKVEGDFEIVDKNGNAYDLAGRDVVSICRCGRSQNKPFCDGSHKGHFEHEAIAFALPPKKV
- a CDS encoding nuclear transport factor 2 family protein; amino-acid sequence: MTTQELAVKLANYCREGQFETVMKEMFADDVVSIEPYPTPGFEKETKGKEACFAKAELFNSMVQEVHSIAVSEPLVAENTIAFTLDMELTMKERGRTKMNELCVYTVKDGKITAEQFFY